In Hyperolius riggenbachi isolate aHypRig1 chromosome 10, aHypRig1.pri, whole genome shotgun sequence, a genomic segment contains:
- the TOMM5 gene encoding mitochondrial import receptor subunit TOM5 homolog, which translates to MFRLEGLGPKVDPEEMRAKMRRDVISSVRNFLIYVAMLRITPYLLKKLDSI; encoded by the coding sequence ATGTTCCGCCTGGAGGGTTTGGGGCCTAAAGTTGATCCCGAGGAGATGCGGGCAAAGATGCGGCGAGATGTTATCAGCTCCGTGCGGAACTTCCTCATCTATGTGGCCATGCTGAGGATCACGCCATATCTGTTAAAGAAGTTGGACAGTATTTGA